GATCTAGTTAAATCCGAAAGCATCAATGTATCAAATTCTACCGAAGTTCCTCAAAAAATCTACTATGTTCAATGAATTATGATGAAACCTCATACACCTTAGACAAATCATGCGGATTGAGCAGTTGCAGGCATTTCTGGCAGTCACCCAGACAGGTAATTTTGGACAAGCGGCACAAAAATGCGGCGTAACACAATCGACTATAAGTAGACAAATTCAGTCTCTGGAAAGCTATCTGGGTATGCCACTGTTTCATCGCACTGCTCACGCAAAGTTGACTCTTGCAGGGGAACAGCTGTTACCCCGTGCTCGTAAAATCTGTCAAGAGTGGCAAAGTGCTACCCAAGAACTAGCAGATTTGATCGCAGGGAAACAGCCAGAATTGTGTGTAGCAGCAATCCAATCAGTCTGCGCTCACTACTTGCCACCGATCTTAAGGCAATTTTGTCAGGCCTATCCTCAAGTCCAGTTACGAGTGACGGCCCTCGGAAGCGATCGCTCTTTGAAGGTACTGCGAGATGGTCTAGTGGATGTGGCAATTGTGATGAACAATCGCTTTTTGACCACTAGTTCAGAGATGGTAGTTGAGGTACTCTACGAAGAGCCCATCGAAGTCCTGATGGCATCAGACCATCCCTTAGTCAACTATCAACCAGTCCCCTGGTCAGAACTGATTAAATACCCACAAGCAGTCTTTAAAAGTGGCTACGGGATGCAACGTTTAGTACAACAGCAGTTTTCCCGCCTAGGGGCTAATTTGCGGGCAGTTATGGAGTTAAATACCCTAGAAGCATTCCAAGGAGTAGTGCGCCAAGGAGAATTGATTGCCCTATTGCCCAAATCAGCCCTGATCAATGTACAGCAAGACTCTACTCTGGCTGTAAGATCCCTAGAAAAACTACCAGAATCCGTGGCTAGCTCCAACAAACTAGTAGGTAACGTCTCTGCCTTGGATTCCAAGTGGACTCGTCAGGTGGTTTTGGTCACGACTCGCGATCGCTTAGATATTCCACCAATTCAGCATTTTTGTAAACTGGTGCGTCAGCTGGACATGCCAACAGTTCAGGCTTGGAACCTCCAGCTGCCAGCCCTTGCTCAAGCTTGATCACTGTTTCCAGCTTTGGACTAATCACCGATGAGTAATGCCTTCAGGGAATTATTAAAGAAAGTGGGCAGTGGTGTGCACACTGGGAAAGCGTTAACTCGTGAGGAAGCCACCACTGCAACCCGCCTCATGTTGACACAAGAGGCTACACCAGCGCAAATTGGAGCATTTATGATTGCCCACCGCATCAAACGACCGACCAGTGAAGAACTGGCAGGGATGTTGGATGCTTATGACCAACTTGGACCAAGGTTACACCCCTGGGACATCAACCATGGGCAAGATACCTCTCGGTCAGTTTCTTCTTCTCCATCCCTGGGGGTTACAGCGTTAGGAACACCCTATGATGGACGAAGCCGTACTGCACCAGTCACACCCCTGACCGCCTTAGTCTTAGCTACTGCTGGGGTACCTGTGGTAATGCATGGGGGAGATTGTATGCCCACTAAGTATGGAGTCCCCTTAATTGAGATTTGGCAGGGATTGGGAATGGATTTCTCCCAACTTTCTGTGCCCCAGGTGCAACAAGTATTGGAGACAACTGGCTTCGGATTTATCTATTTACCCCAGCATTTTCCCCAAGCTCATCAGTTAGTTTCCTACCGCGACCAAATCGGTAAACGTCCACCGATAGCAACCATGGAACTCCTGTGGTCTGCCTATAGAGGAGAGAGTCATCATGTTGCCGGGTATGTTCATCCACCTACAGAAATCCTGTTTAGACAGACATGTCAGCTGCGTCTGGTCAAGAATTTTACCTTTGTCAAAGGCTTAGAGGGTAGCTGTGACCTACCACGCGATCGCACTGCCATCATAGCCATTAGTCAACCATCAGCCAGTCAAGGGTTTGAACGTCTGCTACTCCATCCCAGTGAATACGGTTTGGCTGGCAAGGAGGTACCACTTGAGTCAACCACTAAACTGCTGGCACAGATCCAGGAAATCCTAAAGGGTAAATCCAACCCATTGATGCCAGCCGCTATCTGGAATGGAGGGTTTTATCTGTGGCGTTGTGGTATTTGCCCAGATTTGACAGCAGGTCTGGCCAGGGCTGAAGATTTATTCACCAGTGGTAATGTGGCTCAAAAATTTAACGAAATTGTTGATTACTTACAGAAGCTTAAATAAATAGAAGGTAAGTATTCAGCTATCAGCTATCAGCGGTCAGCGATTAGCGCTACGGGCACGCTACTTGATGTGCTTATGGGCATAGGGCACGCTACTTGATGTGCTTATGAGCATAGGGCAAGCTACACTGAACAGCTTTTGAATAAAATCGGTAAGCATTGGAATAATGCTGCAGTGTTGTCACAGGGCTTGTGGCCTGTGCCATAAAGCTGACGGCTGACGGCTGACTGCTGTTCGCGCAGCGTGCGCGTAGCGCATATGCTTACAATACTCAACCAAATTACTGAACCAAGGTTCTTGCCGGAGGTGGCGCAAAGGTCGGAGACAATTGGGAGGGATATTGATCAACAGAAATACAAGTGTTTAGAGCCTTGTCAGGGCTAGCGACATTGGCACTATTCAAGCCAATAACACATTCAGAAAATTGCTCTGGCAGGAGGCTACGACGACAGTGATCCAGCACTGAGTTAGCATTTATGTTTTCAATCTGATTGTCAATATCAACCACACAGCTAGCCAATTCCAAAGGTCGTCGGACTCGTGTACAAGCACCTAAGGCTTTTTGGCCTGCTAATGAGGTCAGTACCTTAATTTTCAGTACACACAAGGATAAATCCTCAGGTTGTAGTGCCTCTGAACAAGCTTGTGATGCAATTTCTGAAGTGATATTGGCCGCTTTAAGATCTTTGGCACAGAAACTAAATCCATTCCCAGCAGTGGCAGCACCATTAGGAATCCCTAGGGTGACTAGGCCAGCGATTGCCAACTGAGTAGTACAAAATTTCAATAAAGATGTATGTCTAAACCTACTTTGCTGCTTCATAACTAGTCTTAGTCGATAAAATTTTATAAGCTATCAATTTTGACACTCCCCGGTCATTAGACGCGGGGATTCCTAGATCAACGAGCCGCCTTAAACCGCCGCATTCCCATCTTTAACGCCGTCAAAAATAGGACAGTACTTAACGGTGCGACCCGTGGCGAATTTAATTCGCCAAGGTCAAGCGCACCGGTACCAAAAACCCGTCAAGACCAAGTTTTTAGTCAATTTACGACAGACCCAGAGGGCGATTCTCAGATGGGGCGTTTGGCTACTTAGTTGGAAGTGCATGTGCATAGTCCGTTTCCCTTCCTTTTCGCCTTCGGTGTGCCGGAGACGAAACCTTATCAGAGCGATGCAGCGCGGTCTTGGGGAGGCAGCGCGGTCTTGGGGGTTCCCCCCATGAGCGACTGCCGTGGTTTCCCCCACTCGCTATTGCATCAAGACAGGGTCGCCTTAATAAAAAAGTTTTAACCCTTTTATGCATAGCCTGTAACCCTTAAAGGCGACCCTCTGATTACGGTAACTTCTAACCCCACCTTACCGTTTCTTTCTCTCAAGTTGTGATTTTTCTGGGTTCACACACCAATTGGTAGTTGATGTAGTGGTGTTTAAGGAGGATTTTCCCTGCCCTCCGGGCATTATTGTTTTAAGGTCAAGCAGTGGCGGGCTTCTGACCCGGTTGCGCCAAGGCCAAAGGCCACGCTACGCAAACGGTTTCTCAACCTGTACCCTATACTTACAGTATACTCTGGCGCTAGAGAATTGTCAACTTTTTGCTAAAAGTTTTCTAGGCGACTTTAGTCGCTAGTCACTTTCATCTGAGCTCTTTAGAGGCGGAGTTTTCAGTTAATGGTTTTGTAATAAACAATCAAGGTATTGATTATGTTAGACGTTGATTAGGGTTCCGTGGTAAATCCATCACTAACTACCAATCAACTTAGCTCGTTTTTAACAACTTGCTATGATAGTCGATATTTTGAACCCCTAATCTGACAATTACTCATTCTTTGTAAGCTATCCCTAAGGAATATCTAATCTTTTTATACCTATGCCTATGCAATTCTACCAGTTTTTAAGTCAAACAGTTCGCTCACTTTACTCTAATAGCCAGGGGACTGTGCTCCTAATGCTAATGGCATTGTGTGTCAGCTGCTCCCCAAAAGAACCCCCTGACCTTGAGTTAGAACTCAGTGTGAAACCGGCAAGTCGTCCTGGTGCGTACACTGTATCCGGTAGTAGTAATCTACCTAACCAAAGTCAAATTGCTGTGGCTGCTATTCGCTAT
The sequence above is a segment of the Moorena sp. SIOASIH genome. Coding sequences within it:
- a CDS encoding LysR family transcriptional regulator: MRIEQLQAFLAVTQTGNFGQAAQKCGVTQSTISRQIQSLESYLGMPLFHRTAHAKLTLAGEQLLPRARKICQEWQSATQELADLIAGKQPELCVAAIQSVCAHYLPPILRQFCQAYPQVQLRVTALGSDRSLKVLRDGLVDVAIVMNNRFLTTSSEMVVEVLYEEPIEVLMASDHPLVNYQPVPWSELIKYPQAVFKSGYGMQRLVQQQFSRLGANLRAVMELNTLEAFQGVVRQGELIALLPKSALINVQQDSTLAVRSLEKLPESVASSNKLVGNVSALDSKWTRQVVLVTTRDRLDIPPIQHFCKLVRQLDMPTVQAWNLQLPALAQA
- a CDS encoding anthranilate phosphoribosyltransferase family protein, whose product is MSNAFRELLKKVGSGVHTGKALTREEATTATRLMLTQEATPAQIGAFMIAHRIKRPTSEELAGMLDAYDQLGPRLHPWDINHGQDTSRSVSSSPSLGVTALGTPYDGRSRTAPVTPLTALVLATAGVPVVMHGGDCMPTKYGVPLIEIWQGLGMDFSQLSVPQVQQVLETTGFGFIYLPQHFPQAHQLVSYRDQIGKRPPIATMELLWSAYRGESHHVAGYVHPPTEILFRQTCQLRLVKNFTFVKGLEGSCDLPRDRTAIIAISQPSASQGFERLLLHPSEYGLAGKEVPLESTTKLLAQIQEILKGKSNPLMPAAIWNGGFYLWRCGICPDLTAGLARAEDLFTSGNVAQKFNEIVDYLQKLK